The nucleotide window agtgggcatccttgttttgttgctgatcttagatgaaaagcattcagcttttcactgttaaatatgatgttgactgtgggtttgtcatatatggcctttattatgttgaggtacttgctctctatacccattttgttgagattttctatcatgaatggacgctgaattttgtcaaatgcttttttcagcaactatggagatgatcatgtggttttttttgtcctttatattgttgatgtggtggatggtgttggtgcattttcaaatattgtaccattcttgcttccctggaataaatcccacttgatcatgatatatgatcttttaatatatatttgaattcagtttgctcatattttgttgagtatttttgaatctatgttcgccagggatattggtctgtaattttcttttttgtcatgtctttgcctcgttttggtattagagtgacactggcttcataaaatgagtttggaagtattccctcctactttttggaaaacttaaaggaggatgggtattaggtcttcactaactgtttgataaaattcagcagtgaaaccatctggaacagggattttgttcttgggtagtttttggattactgattcaatttctattctggtaattggtctgttcagattttctgtttcttcttgggtcattgttggatggttgtatttttctagaaagttgtccatttcttctaggttgtccaattttttaACATACAATTCTTCATAGTCTTCCCTACTAAttatttgtacttctgtggtatatgaagtgatttttcctttctcatttctgagtctgtttatgtgtgtacactctcttttttcttgataagtctggcttgtggtttatctattttcttctagaactagctcctggtttcattgattctttctgttgttttattctcctcaattttatttatttctgctctgatctttatcatgtccctccttctactgaccttgggcctcatttgttctttttctagtctcattaattgtgaggttagacaattcattggggattgttcttttttcttgaggtaagtctgtattgctatatactttcctcttagaattgcctttgctgcatcccacaggttttggacTGTTAAGttcttgttttcattcatctccatatattgcttgatacctgtttttatttggtcattgatccattggttatttaggggcatgttggtaagtctccatgtgtttgtggagaTTTTCTtcgcataatttatttctagtttcatacctttgtggtctgagaagctggttggtacaatttcaatccttatgaatttactgaggctctttttgtggcccagcatatgatctattcttgaaaatgttccatgtgcacttgagaagaatgtttactctgctacttttgggtggagtcttttgtagatgtctgttaggtccatctgttctaatgtgttattcactgtctctgtctctttacttattttctgtctggtttatctgtcctttggagtgagtggtgtgttgaagtctcctaaaatgaatgcattgcattctgtttgcccctttaaatctgttagtatttgttttacatatttaggtcctcctatattgggtgcatagatatttataatggttatatcctcttattggactgacccctttatcattgtgtaatgtcctttgtctcttgttactttctttgtcttgacatctattttgtctgatataagtactgctgctctggctttttttccctattattttcatgaaatatcttttttcatccctttatttttagtctgtgtatgtcttttagtTTgcagtgagtgtcttgtaggcatcatatagatgggttgtgcttttttatccattctgtaagtctatgtcttttgactggtgcattcagtccatttacagttaggatgattatcaatagatatgtacttattgccattgtaggctttagatttgcatttaccaaaggttcatgggcaACTTCCTCACTATCTAAAGGTCTGTCTCAACTACCTCATGCTGTTTCAAATACAATCTCaaggttcttttcctttctccccttcctcttcttcttcctcctccacactttatatgtTGTGTATCATATCCTGCACTTGTGTGTATCCCTTGAtgaactttgtgagtagttgatttcattttgtatttgcttagtaattaattggtttacttcctttacCTTGGGTTTTTGTTCTCTGGTGAATGCTATGTAGCCTCAGAAGCaattccatctagagcagtctctttaagATATGCTGTAGGGACAGTTTGTAGGTGttaaattccatcaactttttcttgtctgaaaattgtttaatccctgctccaaatgtaaatgataatctttctgagtagagtactcttggttggaggcccttctgtttcattgcattaaatatatcatgccactcccttgtgtcctgtaaggtttgtgttgaGATGTCTTCtgatagcctggtgggctttcctttataagtgatcttttttttctctctgactgctttcaattctctctccttgtccttgtccattctctctctttgccattttaattgttatatgtcttggtgctgtcttcctatGGAttcttgtgttggaagatctctgcacttccatgacctgactgactatctccttctccaggtAGGGAATGTTTTCAACAGTCTCTTCCTCAAAGaaattttctatccctttgtctctcttttcttcttcaggaacccctataatgtgaatatttttctgtttgtattggCCACTCagctttcttattattctttcattcctggagatgcttttttctctctgtgcctcagcttctttgttttcttgttctctaatttctatttcatttaccatctcctctacctcatctaatttacttttaaatctctccattgtatatttcatttcagatactgtatttttcaaaatttctatctttttgttgaagtcctctctgagatcttgaatatttttctgtagctctgtaagCACAtttgtgacatttattttgaaatgcttatcaagaagattggtgagttcagtttcacttaatGCCCTTTCTGTCAtatttcttgtaattttgtttcaACCAAATTCCTgtgatacttaatttttttagtgtttcctatagAATAATAACTTTGCATAGGCAGggtcctctagtgtccagaagctctactctctagagaTGCCATGTACCTGCAGcaaatggcaggggttgcaggagaGCAAAAATGGCACCTGCTGGAAGGATAGTTTTGTGGGGAGAATTTCCTGACTTCCTGGGTATAAAGTCTGCCTCTCCTGCCAAGTCCAGTGGGCTGTGCATGCAGGAAGGAGCATCTGTGCTATGCCTCTGTAGCTTCCATGTGCAGTGCCACCCTGCAGCTGAACTGGTGTGATGGTGGGaccagcacctgctgggaggaagaagcagcaggTTGCTTAGTGCAGTGGAGGGGTGTCTCAGAGCCAcgctgccagccagggggatggagtgtctgaagctcctgaaattttccaacctgctgggctgagcattttgtccacctgtcctttctcctgagcagtgagctcagTGCCATTGTTGCCTCTTTAGTGCCTCTTTTGTTGCTGAAAAGTCCTTCAAACTTCCCACCTTTCTATTGTCTCAGGGGGCCTggttgtgtgtacctgttctctACAAGCAACTGGGATCTCAGTTTCTCTGAGTTTCCACccgtctttgctttccaacccaaCTAATCTCTacagcaccatgtaatgtgtgttcatgctcccagagcagatctcagggactgggttttcagcagtcttgggcttctactccctccccagctacatttcttttcctcctaccTTTTTggctgggtggggggagggcttgagTCCTGCTGGATCTTGGGTttgctattttacccttttctgtgaggccttcttttttccccagatgtaggcagtctgttctgcagtctttgggttgctttttcaggattagttgtacttgctgtgttttcatattttatgtgattttgggagaaggtttctgcctcatttctcatgccATCTTTTTACCCCCTCCAAGTCTGGATTACATAACTTAAtagattttctaattataaatataagagttgtagaaaattgaaaatacagacaagtataaagaagaaaataaaaattgtaccaCTTATTACTTTTTGGCATTTGTAATTGATTcatgggtgtgcatgtgtgtgtgtgtgtgtgtgtgtgtgtgtgtgtgtgagagagagagagagagagtatatagagcaatttttttcctctagTAAGGTAGAACCATTTTGTATAATCATCAGCAATATATGTGAATGCCTAACCCTTATTGATTTATGCTATTTATATTTAAGGCATTCTACATTGTCATTGTTATGTTCTGTGATGGCTTTTTCCCAGTTCATCAACTGTGTTTCGAGGGTATTTTACTTAAGTGGGTTTTTCTTTCATAACcagattttaaattgttaaaacaAATTTTCTGTTTTGATGTTACATTTTAGACATATCATTCCCATCCCAAGATTATGTAGATGCATGCCAAGTATTTATCCTTCTCTGTCAATTGAAGtactaatttaaaaagaactaactttatcatatattcaatttttactaacatttacatttttcccTGAAGTCTCAGATGTTCTTATgacaattttctatttttacaagAATCATGAATTATCTATGTTTATTGAACTTTCTAATATCTGAAAGTACaaggctttttatttattaaattttttcatattttaatcattttcatttttaaaaattaaagtatagttgacatacaatatattagtttcaggtatgcaacatagtgattcaagaattttatgcattatgaaatctttaccatctgtcaccatacaattATTGACTcttatttcctatgctgtacttttcatcaaatgaattatttattctataattggaaatttgtacttctttatcccatcacctatttcatccattcccTACCCCCAACCTCTTACGGCAACCACCagttttgttctctgtatttatggtcTATTCCTGATTTGGGTTTTGCTTGTTTGCTCATTTCAAGTCCTTTTCATTATTAATCTTTGTCAAaaaatttcttggctattctcgATGACCAGCTCTTTCATTTCAAGGAAGGTCAGAAAATTTATGGATCATAACCAAGAGGTTACATCTATTATGAATCTGTTAGTAAGTTCTAACCAGCTGACTGTatcaacaaaaaatattaaataaaactatgaaGTACTTGAGAATTGAAATTTTCCACTTGGACTTTTTCTCTGCATCAGGACCTATCATAGCGTGATGTTGCTTGTCAACTGACCCAAGTGGACTCAAACTCAAACAAGCCTGATATGAAATCATTTACCGGCTTGTGTCTTCATGGCCCCAGGCGATTTGCTTCTACCTGAGGTCTGAATGTATGTCTGCCTAGAGGTAATGATGCCTGACTGCTTAGAAGGCTGGTGATCTCTCAGGAAATTCGCTAAATGGATCCATAAAACTCCAGCAGCCCTGGCATTCCTATCCATGGGTATAACTGTAATTCCTGGTTACCTGTAAtcaattaatgataataatagtcaaCACCTATTGAAACAGTTGCTATGTACTAGATTGAGTGCTGAACATTTGCATGAACTTCCCTATAGCCCTCCCAGTAACATGATGTTTCAAGGGCTCTCATTGCTCTTATTTATTGTAAGTGGTAAATCTTAGTGTGTTTAAGCCACAGGGGCAGGTACATAGAACAAGAGGGTATCAGAACAAAATCTCCAAAATCTGAACATTGAACTATAGTCCCATGCTATTGCTCGGGTAGAAAAATACCTTAAGTTACTAATATATTGAGGTCAGTAGTTAACTATACTAGCCTCCCTTTGGTGTACTTTCTATGAAGACTTACATAAGAACATTTATTCtataatttctttggtcacacgtGCTGTGCCCTACAAAAATATTACCAGAGTTATAAATTGTGATATAATTTTCAGGCCAATTTGGAGatgatatattcaataaatttgtaaaagttgagaaattattaaaaacagGGTAATCATTTTTCTCAAGGAGAATGGgagcaatatttaaaatttatcagGATGACCATGTGGGACAGAAGGTCTATTTCAAATTATTACACTATTATTATCAGAAAGCATAGTTATATAATGAATAAACAGAagttttgagaaaacattttcatcaatgaTCTCCATGTACAATAATCACAGATTTTCTACTGTTTCTAAAAAATTCTCCATCAAGTGTTTAAATATGTCCTTCACTTCTCATAGGAATTCATGCCTTAACTGAGAACCTGAAGCACTGAGCAGGTACTCGACAATGTGAGATGAAAAGCAGCAGTGGTTACAGCAAGACAGtgagcatttccctttttcttgtgCTCCATGGAGGAAAAAACGGGCACTTAGGAGAATTGTAATGCTGTCATTCATTTCCGTTGAGTCAGCGGTGCATTCTCTTGTCTCTTTTCTGATCTCAGCAGTACTGAGGCTATGATTAGGAGAGGAAACAGTACAGAGATCACCCACTTCATCCTCTTGGGGTTCTCCGATTTTCCCAGAATCAAAGCACTGCTCTTTGCTGTGTTCCTGGTGATCTACGTTACAACTCTGACTTGGAACCTGAGCCTCATCATCTTAATAAGGAtggattcccacctccacacacccatgtacttcttcctcagcaacctgtccttcctagacatctgctatgtgacctccacagcccccaagatgctctctgacttcttccAAGAACAGCATATTATCACCCTAGTGGGTTGTGCTGTTCAGTACTTCTTCTTTTCAGCCATGGGACTGACCGAGACTTGTCTCATGACAGCCATGGCTTATGACCGCTATGCTGCCATTTGTAATCCACTTCTCTATTCATCATTTATGTCACCCACCCTCTGTGTTGGGATGGTGCTGGGATCCTATATGGCTGGGATCTCTGCTTCCCTATCCCAGGTGTGtgccattcttcaactccacttctgtgggcctaatgtcatccaccacttcttctgtgacatgccccaACTGTTAGTCCTGTCCTGCACTGACACTTTCTTTGTTCGACTCTTGGCTGCTGTATTAATAATATTCTATGGGATAATGAATGTC belongs to Manis javanica isolate MJ-LG unplaced genomic scaffold, MJ_LKY HiC_scaffold_25, whole genome shotgun sequence and includes:
- the LOC140847614 gene encoding olfactory receptor 5AN1-like produces the protein MIRRGNSTEITHFILLGFSDFPRIKALLFAVFLVIYVTTLTWNLSLIILIRMDSHLHTPMYFFLSNLSFLDICYVTSTAPKMLSDFFQEQHIITLVGCAVQYFFFSAMGLTETCLMTAMAYDRYAAICNPLLYSSFMSPTLCVGMVLGSYMAGISASLSQVCAILQLHFCGPNVIHHFFCDMPQLLVLSCTDTFFVRLLAAVLIIFYGIMNVMVVIVSYCYIIISIMKITTAKGRSKAFNTCASHLTAVSLFYTSSLFVYLNSSSGGSSNFDRFASVFYTVMIPMLNPLIYSLRNKEIKDALKRLQKKGGYC